In Eptesicus fuscus isolate TK198812 chromosome 23, DD_ASM_mEF_20220401, whole genome shotgun sequence, one genomic interval encodes:
- the HSCB gene encoding iron-sulfur cluster co-chaperone protein HscB isoform X3, translated as MWGGRAGALPRVWGLWPTGALGRRPLSCNAPSLAGSSSPQCWNCGGPGGPMREDGFFCPQCRALQPPDPTRDHFSLMDCKRSFNVDTAKLQHRYQQLQRLVHPDFFGQRSQTEKDFSEKHSTLVNDAYKTLLAPLSRGLYLVS; from the exons ATGTGGGGCGGGAGGGCCGGGGCCTTGCCCCGGGTGTGGGGGTTGTGGCCGACCGGGGCCCTCGGAAGGAGACCGCTGAGCTGCAATGCTCCGTCGCTAGCAGGAAGCAGCTCCCCCCAATGTTGGAACTGCGGCGGCCCAGGGGGCCCCATGCGGGAGGACGGGTTCTTCTGCCCCCAGTGCCGGGCGCTGCAGCCACCTGACCCCACTCGAGACCACTTCAGCCTTATGGACTG CAAACGTTCCTTCAATGTTGATACCGCCAAGCTCCAGCATAGGTACCAGCAACTACAGCGTCTTGTCCACCCAGATTTCTTCGGCCAGAGGTCTCAG ACTGAAAAGGACTTCTCGGAGAAGCATTCGACCCTGGTGAATGACGCCTACAAGACCCTTCTGGCGCCCCTGAGCAGGGGACTATACCTTGTAAG CTAA
- the HSCB gene encoding iron-sulfur cluster co-chaperone protein HscB isoform X1, whose product MWGGRAGALPRVWGLWPTGALGRRPLSCNAPSLAGSSSPQCWNCGGPGGPMREDGFFCPQCRALQPPDPTRDHFSLMDCKRSFNVDTAKLQHRYQQLQRLVHPDFFGQRSQTEKDFSEKHSTLVNDAYKTLLAPLSRGLYLLKLHGVEIPEGTDYKMDNQFLMEIMDINEKLAEAQSEAAINEFESIVRAKQKELTDNLSRAFEQDDFEKAKEILTKMRYFSNVEEKIKLKMVPL is encoded by the exons ATGTGGGGCGGGAGGGCCGGGGCCTTGCCCCGGGTGTGGGGGTTGTGGCCGACCGGGGCCCTCGGAAGGAGACCGCTGAGCTGCAATGCTCCGTCGCTAGCAGGAAGCAGCTCCCCCCAATGTTGGAACTGCGGCGGCCCAGGGGGCCCCATGCGGGAGGACGGGTTCTTCTGCCCCCAGTGCCGGGCGCTGCAGCCACCTGACCCCACTCGAGACCACTTCAGCCTTATGGACTG CAAACGTTCCTTCAATGTTGATACCGCCAAGCTCCAGCATAGGTACCAGCAACTACAGCGTCTTGTCCACCCAGATTTCTTCGGCCAGAGGTCTCAG ACTGAAAAGGACTTCTCGGAGAAGCATTCGACCCTGGTGAATGACGCCTACAAGACCCTTCTGGCGCCCCTGAGCAGGGGACTATACCTT CTAAAGCTCCATGGAGTGGAGATTCCTGAAGGAACAGATTATAAAATGGACAATCAATTCCTCATGGAAATAATGGATATCAATGAAAAACTCGCAGAAGCTCAAAGTGAAGCTGCCATTAACGAGTTTGAATCTATTGTCAGAG CTAAACAGAAAGAATTGACTGACAATTTGAGCAGAGCTTTTGAACAAG ATGATTTTGAAAAAGCCAAGGAAATTTTAACAAAGATGAGATACTTTTCAAATGTAGAAGAAAAGATCAAGTTAAAGATGGTTCCCCTCTAA
- the HSCB gene encoding iron-sulfur cluster co-chaperone protein HscB isoform X4: protein MDNQFLMEIMDINEKLAEAQSEAAINEFESIVRAKQKELTDNLSRAFEQDDFEKAKEILTKMRYFSNVEEKIKLKMVPL from the exons ATGGACAATCAATTCCTCATGGAAATAATGGATATCAATGAAAAACTCGCAGAAGCTCAAAGTGAAGCTGCCATTAACGAGTTTGAATCTATTGTCAGAG CTAAACAGAAAGAATTGACTGACAATTTGAGCAGAGCTTTTGAACAAG ATGATTTTGAAAAAGCCAAGGAAATTTTAACAAAGATGAGATACTTTTCAAATGTAGAAGAAAAGATCAAGTTAAAGATGGTTCCCCTCTAA